TATCAGGAAAGTAAGGTATTCTAAACTCGTGTCATCACCATGTTATACAATGCTATCGATCACATAACAAAGAACAACTACTTTAATGACTGGATGTATGTAGGTTTTACTCTAAGTTGAACTGAATAGGGTTATCTGCAGCAATGTAAATGGTTTACCTTTTTGCGCATCTGAGTGGAAAAATTTACTTATAAGTTACATAGAATCTTGTAGTAAAGTTCAAACGGTTTGGCTTGCAATTTTTGCCAAGAATAAACCAATTGGTATTTTGCTTTGAAGAAATATCGAATTTCATTATTTTTATATGCACCAGTGTTCTGTCACAAAATGTAATTGTTATCTACTTGATGAGAAAGATATGTTTATATGTGAATAAAAaaaaggaaggaaaaggaagacaaactACAAAGAGGTCACGACCTTCAAAATTATTACTCTATCTAGTTTTCATGGAAAGCATTTCTTTGGTTTGATGATGTTTATTTCCAACTTTTCTAGTCTTAATAACAGTCAATCCCTGTGGAATCCACAAGCTTATGAAGATCTTGGTGATTCCATTTACAATaggattaatttaaaaaattatagatTCAAATCATAAGAAATTTTTTGGTGGGTCAGATGGTCATTTTTGATCTTTGGAGAATGATAAAAGTAAAAGGTCACTGTCATCTTGACCACAATAAAAAATTCCTTACTTCAAGGTTTGTTCTTGATAATTGGAATCTATATGATAGGAGTTCAgtgtttaaaataattaaataatatattttgagAAGCAATGCATATAGATTAGTATGAGAAATTAAAAACAGGAcatgacaaaaaaaattgaaaatatgcaTCAGCACAGGAGCTTGTATTTTGTAACATTAGGAATACATATGATATACAGACGTCTCTTGATTGTCTCTTACCTACGATCTTTTGATCTTTGAACTTTAGACTAAGTTGCTTGacctttcatatatatatatgaaaaacacATTTGAGTAATAATGAATCCACCATCCATCTGGATGATGGATTAGTATACCGTTCCTAATTAACAACTCCATAGAAGTATTGATCCTTACTCTATTCTTATTGTCACCACCACTAAAGTCACATTGACAGCTAGAAAAACATATCTGCAGCTTGTACTTTCTCATATTCACAAAACTGTCTATACCTGGATTGCACTCCTTGTGGAGCTACGCTTGCTACATTTCAATTCCTGTTACATTACATTCGGCCAATATATCTATATTTCAATGAGCCACCAAATTTCACCTTTGGTTAAAACAATTCCTTCTTAAATGTCTAGGGTTCCACAATCTAACCTGTTCTTGTTTATAATTATCTTCTAATGTTCTGCTTACCTTTCCCTACCATTTTGTTGACACATGAGACTAGAAATTGTTTCTTTGTATCCTTTGCCTTTTACATAAAGTCTGCTCTTATTTTGGGGACAATTATACAGGTGTTACAATTTTCATGCTTTTTACCTTTGCAGTTGTAAGGTTATGAATGCTCTGAAGGATTATGTGAACACCATATCTCAATCCTTGATCTTTAAGCCCCTTACTTTCAACTGATGTTATCTTTCAGCTTTATGATGTGTGTGGAAACTCTCTTTTCATCTTCAGATTCAATTGGTAATTCTTCAGGCACTCTTGCTGTGTTGACTGTTTTTTAAGATGTTGTCAATATTGTCTGCCCTTCTCTAGCATCATTTTTATTCTGTGCTTGCACAACAATGATGTGGCATACTGTTAAGCTGATAATGATTATAAATGTTTCCAAATTACTCTTTATATTTTCTACCagttgtgttttctttgttttttgttccTGTTTTATCTTTTGGTGGTCATGGCTGGAAGTTTTTACTAATGCACACAAAACTTTTAAAAATATGGAGAAGACTAACAAATAATTATGGCACTCCTCTTCGATACACGATAGGAACATGAATACTCAAATTATATCTGAGATACATTGCCTGTTAAATAAAATGATCATCTAACATGATTTTGCCTCTGATTCAAGCAAGCCTATTTCTTCAAAAGCTTAGATGGAAAATATCCTCATTATTGCTGAGGAATTTTATAATCCTAAATCTCCTTTCACCTGTTATAATCCTAAATATCCATATGTCTCCAATGTTTCACAAAGCTTCAAATAATACTTTTAGCATGGCAAGAAGATGAAGAATCTCATAATCTCATCTTTACACTATCCAGATTCCATATGACTGAACTTGACACATGGAGAGGTAGACTAGAGGCTGAACATAAATGGTAATTAAATccataaattatttaatatttgcaaTTGTAGGTTACACACAGTTGCAGGGTCAGTGAGTCAAATGAGCAGTAGCCAAACTACCTATATTTGAATTTGGGCCATAAAGGTGGTTAACAGCCCAGAATTCAGAATGTATGACTGATTATTTACTTGTTAGTTTCTCATGCTAATTTGGAATGGTATTCTACAGTCATGGGTTTTGTTTGGTTTATATTATACTCAACACAAGAAATTTACGGTTTTTCTTATTTCTTATAAATCTGTAAAACTATGGGCACACCTAATCAGAACATATTGACCTATAATATCTTAGATGGATCGAGAAAAGCTTATGAAGATGGCTGGTGCGGTTCGAACTGGTGGAAAGGGTACAGTGCGAAGGTGCCTAATCTAAATAATTTCCTTTTCTAGTCCTTTATCATGTAGCTACAATAGCTAaagtaaatttgaaatttgaacctCTCACCTTAGATGTCATTTGGAAGAGTCACTTGAAGCAATGCTTATTCTTCTAAGATATCTGCTTTTTGTAATATACAGAAAGAAGAAGGCAGTTCACAAGACCACTACAACTGATGACAAAAGACTTCAAAGTACCTTGAAGAGGTTAGGAGTGAGTTCAATTCCTGCCATTGAAGAAGTAAACATCTTCAAAGATGAGATGGTTATTCATTTTGTAAACCCTAAAGGTAAAAACTTCCAGTCTGGTCTTGCTAGTTCTTAAGCTTGCATGCTATTGGATCCGGTGTTCAGTATGTTGTGAGCGACACACAAAAGTAGAAAAAAATGTTTCTTTCATTAATGTGACTATTGTTTTGACTTTTTTTCCAGTTCAAGCTTCTATTGGTGCTAATACATGGGTTGTCAGTGGATCTCCCCAGACAAAAAGTGAGTCATTGAGCATTATTGTTTTTTATGTGCTGTTATTATCATTGATACAAGAATACATCTGATGTCTTCATTTAGTAGGAAAGGAATTAGAAGAGTACATACCAGAGACGTGCCATCCAGACTTAGTAGTTacttttattttgtcattttggaaAGTAACTAAATTTGACTCTTGTTGACTATGTCCAGAACTTCAAGATCTCCTTCCTGGTATCATCAATCAGCTTGGTATGCAGTAACTTTCTATTATTTTTGGTCAAGACACTATTGTCTGTAGCACTATGGTTTAGTGTTTAAAATTTAGGACCACTATGGTGTATGTATGCTGATTATCTCTTTCCTTGTTGTTTATGATTGAAGGACCTGATAATTtgatcaatttgaagaagattGCTCAACAGTTCCAAAAGCAAGAATCTGGTGCTGCtgaggaagaagatgatgatgatgtccCAGACCTTGTTGAAGGAGAAACTTTTGAAGAAGCAGCCAAAGATGAGATTTCTAAATAGAATGTCGTAGCCTTAATTGGAGCTGGGGAAAGGAAACCCATTCTTGGCCTGAGCTCTTAGTTCAATATTTAATTCATCAGTAAGATAAATGCTTTGTAAGAAAGAATATACAAAATGATGCTTTTCAGTTGGCTTAATAATTGctttttttgatatttattttgatgAGGTCAACTAGTTCCACCATCTGGTAGGAgtgttttgaggatttttttttggTAGGCATATAATTTTCCATATGAATTGTGCTAAGTACATTTGCAAGCCCCTCATTATCAAGGGAGTAAGAAGCAGAGGAATGTGTTTTTTATAACGTAATTCTATGTCTGAATGGAGTAATTTGTTGTTTTTGGTGGCTGTTATTTATCCTGTTCATCTGAACATTTATTAGTGGTAACTTGATTAATTTGGTATGtgtcaatcttgttattatgctaattCTCTTATATATCTAGTTTCCTTTAAAAAAATGAGAGCCAGGATAGGGCACTGGTGTATTTATTCATTCATCTGTTTATAATTTGTAACTGAAGTAAATTAGCATGTCAAGTGCATAAGTTTCATTGGCATGTTTTCGTGAGATAGTACTTGGCATGCAAAGTTCTTTTATAATTTGTTGGGAAAGCTCTTAAAGGAATATCTATTGTAAAGATAATTTTATATCAGACAAGAAGTGTTCTTGCATATGCATGAGATTGTTGTTGTGTTTATTAAACTACACAGTTCATTTATCTGAAGTAATTGACCTGTTTAGATTATGGTTCATCCATTATTTACAATAAAAAACTATCATATCAGATAATGATTTTCTTGCATACGCCTATGAATGTTTTATGCCCCTTCATTTATCTGAGCGTATTGGGCTTGACAGATCATGGTTTGTTTTAGGTAGAGGTGCCCAATTATACATTGGATTCCAAGAGCTCATGACTCCTTTATCAGTTATGTAATGTGATCGTCCATGAACACAGGATTTCAAATTAGCTATGGTATGTGATCGTCCAAAGGCACAGCATTTTTTCAGTTATGCAACATGGTTGCCTATAgatataatttgaaaaaaaaaatagttaatgcAATGTGATTGTCCTTATTTTGCAACCTCCCCCGTTTCTTCCAACAGAAACGTCTTTTTGCCCTATAGTAGTCGTGATGTAAATGTGTTGTATGATCTGTTGTGTTAATTTTATGCAAAGTTGCTTTAGGAATTGGAAAGAAGCTTGTACAGCAGTGGAGTAAAACTTGTCATAGGTTTATTGTTGAGTTCATTGGATTATGTTGGTGGATTGCATCAAGGTTGTTGTCAGGTGCCTAATCTAAATCTACTCGTTGACTTTTTGAAAGTGAAACAATAGAAAACTACAGTTTTGGTGATACCCATAAGTGTGTAACTTGCACTAGTTATATTTGGCTATATATAATCACTTCGATCTTTCTAGGTTTTACGGTTGACATTAGAAAATTTATCAGGCTTTGATTAGATATTAATTGCATGTCAATTTGTATTTACGATTATGTTTGGGGTAAATTTCAAAAGTCCAGATCTCTATATGGTCGCAAATCTATACTTCCACACATTAATCACATTAACCTGTTTCTATATGCTGGTTTATCGTAATTTTCCTTTTCGCCCTACTAAGATGCTATATGGCTGGCATGGCATTTATAGGATTTTTTCCAATTTACAGGATGTTGAGGGCAGGCAATATATAATTTGTTTGGTTTGGGGATTATGCTTTCAGTTatgtttttgattaggataaatTGGTTCTCAAGGGATGAAAAACTTTGTACATCAGATAAGATCAGCTTGAAGCCAAGATCTCAAATGGGACAAACACTCTGCAATTGCAGTCAAGCTGCTGGGGAAGATATAACACAACTGCAACCAAGATGTCAATCACTAAAGAGAACCCCAAGGATCAACCTACACAATGCCAGACCCTTCCCTATTTAACTTCACAGTCTTGACTCTGGTGTGCAATTGAGACAGATTTGGTAAGACCTTTCTTTCAGTTATGTTATATTCATATCAAACAAACTTTCCCTAAATTTTCCATTTAAAATTTCTGTTACTGTTCGGTCTAGAAAAAATGTGAATGTTCAGAAACATACAAGGGTAGGTCTAAAATATGAAAAACTTATGTTGTTGTATGCTATTGGCCCATTTATCTTTTTGAAGTTTTACTCTCAATTTTTTCGATTCTCTGGTCTTTGTAATGCATCTGTGCGTCGGTCTTTTTTTTCTCGTTCACCTAAGTTGTGCATTCGAGGTGTCATTTTTGCCAAAAGCCAAGCAAAGTTGTATTTGCTCTTAGGTTTGTAACTTGTCATTGTACTTTTTGGACAAATgaattgaaaaaaatgaagacCTTTTGCCTGTCTTGAAAATGTATACAAGGTATAAGGGCACTTATTGTGCTAATTTTCGATATTTATTTGCATTTATAGAAAAGTTTTGCTACAAATGCTCAAAGAAAGAGGTGCAGCGTGGCGAGGCAATTATAGTGAGAACTTAGAATGTCAATCTgttgaaagtttcttttcccttttccttaAAACTGGATTAAAGCATTGAGGAAATGGAAAAACAATAAAATGGGACAACTCGTAATTTTGGGGTTCACTGGATCCAGAaagattatatttatattttattataaaaccTCTTCTTGATAGAATTGAATTACATCGTCTTTTTTATATATGATTCCACTGTCCATTTCTAGATAGATTTGAACCCGATCATTCATTCAAAACCAGCTGCAAGCCTAATAATATTTTTTCCCCTACGATAATAAACGaaactattatttgaatttttgatAGTTGACCAAAAAACACAGCATTATAATAGTCCATTTAGTTTATGCGAACAACCATGAGTCCTTAAAGAAAGGCTATGTCCTTGTTACACTCTTCATAGCATGTCTACCATATTGTTCGTACTAATATTTAGTCTACAAGAGTGTTAAGACAAATTACATATCCCTTCCTCTACACCATTGTATACTTAATTTCTTACAACTACgtttcattgcaacaacaaattgggACATTAAACTTAGCTTCAATAGAAATTCTAACGTCACGCCTTTTGCCATTCAGTAGTCACCTTGTGTAGAACTGATGGAAATGGTCAAGATGTTAGTTGAAGAAAGCTTCAACTTGGATTTCAGTATCCTTGATGTCATTATGAAGCACGGGCCTATGGCCAAAGGTATTTGGGTGGTGCAATGTAGGGATTGAGTTGAACCAAACAATGTAGGGATTGAGTTGCATCAAACATGTTCACTACCTAATGATTGATTAGAATCCAAGATAAATCATACCATTGCAGCCCTAATACCAACACTAGGAGTACCATCTATCTTTTGCAAGTCCAATTCTCATAATAAATTTGGGTTAGCAATCCTCCTTTTTAGGTTTTCTACAAAACCTTCCGATGTCTCTTCTACAATCACCCTTGGCATTTGCTTCCCATCATTTGGGTCAGCCCATCCAACTTTATTGACGTTCCTCTCTTATCTTTCTTGATTTGAAGTAGAGTTTGAAGTAGAGGCCATTCTCGTATATCAAATTAACACAAAAATTATCATCAAAATCACTTTGAATCAAAACAAAATGTATAATACCATCTCCCTTATTGTATCATTAAAGACCAAACTTCTAATGTCTATATGACATTCACTAACATATTTAGAGCATATCATTTTGTAATTACAACTTGTAGCTTTTGGGATCTACTCTATCCTTTTCACACTTTAACACTCCTTTAACTTTCATTGCCTTGAACCCCTTGGTAGGCTTCATTGTCCTTTGATATCTTGTATTAACCTAACTCTTGCTTCTCTAGGAAAATCACTCTCACATCCTCTACTCTCTTCTCCTTGATTGACTCCTAGGTTTGTAGCCTAATCTGTGACTTAATCCTTCAGACGTAACATGCATATAGGAAATTCAATCTAATCCTTTAGGCAATTATCATTCCTTCCAAAATAATGGTATCTAATAATCTTCCTTTGCACTTTCCCTAAGCTTTCAATTATGATTTCAGAGTACCCTTCAAACTCTAAACTTTTTCGATCATTGGACTTTGCAATACCCAAACCTTCAACCAAAGCTCTAGCTTCTACCTCAGTCCTTGTGTCTTTGCCAAATCTCATGTTGTAATTAGTAAAGGTTGGCCTTTATCATCTTTAAAGCCAACCCAATCCTAGCAAACCCAAAGTTTCCTTTAGCAACCTTGTGAAAAAAATCATCTTAACTCCTTTGGAGGGGTGTTTCAAAGAACTACCTTCTCCTTCTTGTAATTATAGTCTTAATCCTTACCATTTAATCCTAGGCTAAGCCTTCACCCACGCCAACTCTTCCTCAATATGCTCCTTTACAATACACTCTTCTCCCAACTCCCTAAACCTACTTTCCTTACCCTAGAAAATACTTTTGTTCCTTTCTAACCATAAATTCCAAGTGGTTATAGTAGGGAAAAACTCCCACGTTAGTTTTACTTTATTTGATTTGATTGAGTGTCTACCCTTTGGTAGGGGTCTCCACACTCATAGGAAGAGGGCATCTCCCACCCAAAACAACTAATTCCAATTTTGCTCatgaatttcttcatcttctttgtataGATTGTATCTTGAAGGATCCTATTTTCCCATCTTAAGCCCATCCCATGTAAGAGCTCTTTCTTTTACTCCCAACCATAGGAATGTGTAGACACCTATTTTAGTccacctaattaaatgaatttcaTATTTGTTTAATCCTCAatcattcaactattaattaaattaacacttaattaattcattctaactatgttcttctattaattaaatttaattaattcatcctaactatgttcttctattaattaaataaattattcaatttatttgatttaattcactaaaccatattttgacaattaattaaattaataaagcatatttgtttaattaacccccctctcacatttaaataaattagcatttatttaaatcccatctttcacatttaaataaataaatatttatttaaatttttaaatctcTCACCcatttgcactttctagaaaatgcaagttgcaagttaatCTCCTTCTAatatgacaattaattaaataaataaaacatatttgtttaattaacccccctttcacatttaaatttgtttaaatcccctttcacatttaaataaataaatatttatttaaattcttaaaTCCCTCACTCACTTGCACTTTtctcagaaaatgcaagttgcaagttaatctctttctaatcatgtctaaacctctattattagcctaatcacccttcaatggtttccttctagagtcttcaagcctttaatgacttcctttaaagtccttaagcctttaatggtttccttctaaagCCTTCTTAGGAAAgtcttcttaagcatttaatgACTCCATTTAAAGTATTCAAACCTTTAATGATTTCCTTCAAATTCTTTAAGCCTTTAAATGGTTTCtttctaaagtcttcttaagcctttaatggcttcctttaaactctttaagcctttaatggtttccttctagagtcctctcaagcctttaatggcttccttcaagtcttcaagcatttaatgctttgaccccctctcctctcaagccttcccttgttgacacttgtcaacatgtgattgacTTGAAGGAGagcacatggattgaagatcaacACTTCCTCAAGCAATCTTAACCTTTCCTCAAACAATTCAATCTC
The nucleotide sequence above comes from Cryptomeria japonica chromosome 11, Sugi_1.0, whole genome shotgun sequence. Encoded proteins:
- the LOC131065040 gene encoding nascent polypeptide-associated complex subunit beta yields the protein MDREKLMKMAGAVRTGGKGTVRRKKKAVHKTTTTDDKRLQSTLKRLGVSSIPAIEEVNIFKDEMVIHFVNPKVQASIGANTWVVSGSPQTKKLQDLLPGIINQLGPDNLINLKKIAQQFQKQESGAAEEEDDDDVPDLVEGETFEEAAKDEISK